One genomic segment of Actinoplanes ianthinogenes includes these proteins:
- a CDS encoding FtsK/SpoIIIE domain-containing protein, giving the protein MTAVADSALRVRQAAALHRQAVATADAAAAALEAYAPSVADPREQHRLAEQLRVAAAQVAPGWLGAPLDALTPKAPLGGGQSPQFVRIGVAQPLDDVRFPAIVPLLGAGHLTIDASATDPRVFGLLRALMLRLFAAAPAGSLLVRAVDGVGGGAVFQPFEELADAGLMSPPATDRQGLRDVLAEAEKWLRPVRGSKKRRDRMLLVVIASLPELTEGEELRRIAALAQQGPDSGLHLIVAGWPPPPLTAETTQAPLPRTTAVSVRNPFAVVGDPPGGSFGATPEAPWLNAPVFLDEEPPPHLIDAVCQELAAHSAAASRVTLADLLPEPTEELWSADASGGVETVVGQHGDVPLVLRFNDLTPHWMVGGRSGAGKTAFLINVLYGLGARYSPDELALYLLDFKEGVSFAEFVPTQRDRTWLPHARAVGVESDREYGLAVLRELDAEMGRRSMAYKRAGVSRFADLRAVAAEEGRGRPLPRVLCVIDEFQVLLAGNDPTAAEAVSLLESLARKGRSYGIHLVLASQTVLGVEALYAKRDSIFGQFPVRIALPGGGDVLEPTNDSAAGLPLGSAVVNTAGGLGGPRGATRGHERVVRFPDPHADQELLSDLRHKLWGARDPESIPPRIFAGYAHQHLADDPAYRAALAGRAGRPTALVGRVIDVSLSTATFPLDSSPGRHLAILGSQAAGSEVLDAAARSVAACHSPRTARFVIASLVAEGDALAAALAAEISHRQEVVVVDAAGLAAELAADQPGYRVVFGMDAAPPGSLSGLRQLLREGPSRGAHLLSWWRGVRRFGEETGGSMGREDVAGLLFLNVPQSDVTLLLGRPVDWQPRPNRALLHDRHTDRTVTVVPFVQPEGVHPEGANP; this is encoded by the coding sequence GTGACGGCAGTGGCGGATTCGGCTCTGCGGGTCCGGCAGGCCGCTGCTCTGCACCGGCAAGCGGTGGCGACAGCGGACGCGGCCGCCGCCGCGCTGGAGGCGTATGCGCCTAGCGTCGCCGACCCACGGGAGCAGCATCGGCTGGCCGAGCAGTTGCGGGTCGCGGCGGCGCAGGTCGCTCCCGGGTGGCTCGGGGCGCCGTTGGACGCGTTGACGCCCAAGGCGCCGCTCGGTGGCGGGCAGTCGCCGCAGTTCGTGCGGATCGGGGTGGCGCAGCCACTGGACGACGTCCGGTTCCCGGCGATCGTGCCGCTGCTCGGGGCCGGGCATCTGACGATCGACGCCAGCGCCACCGATCCGCGGGTGTTCGGCCTGCTCCGGGCGTTGATGCTGCGGCTGTTCGCGGCCGCGCCGGCCGGGTCGCTGCTGGTCCGTGCGGTCGACGGGGTCGGTGGTGGCGCGGTCTTCCAGCCGTTCGAGGAGCTCGCCGACGCCGGCCTGATGTCGCCGCCGGCCACCGATCGGCAGGGGCTGCGGGACGTGCTCGCCGAGGCGGAGAAATGGCTCAGGCCTGTTCGTGGCAGTAAGAAAAGGCGAGACCGCATGCTGCTGGTGGTGATCGCCAGCCTGCCCGAGCTGACCGAGGGCGAGGAGCTGCGCCGGATCGCCGCGCTGGCCCAGCAGGGGCCGGATTCCGGGCTGCACCTGATCGTGGCCGGCTGGCCGCCGCCCCCGCTGACCGCGGAGACCACCCAGGCCCCGCTGCCGCGCACCACCGCCGTCTCGGTGCGTAACCCGTTCGCGGTGGTCGGTGACCCGCCCGGGGGATCTTTCGGCGCCACCCCGGAGGCGCCCTGGCTGAACGCGCCGGTGTTCCTCGACGAGGAGCCACCCCCGCACCTGATCGACGCGGTCTGCCAGGAGCTGGCGGCCCACTCCGCGGCGGCCTCCCGGGTGACCCTGGCCGACCTGCTGCCCGAGCCGACCGAGGAGCTCTGGTCGGCGGACGCGTCGGGCGGCGTGGAGACGGTGGTCGGGCAGCACGGCGACGTGCCGCTGGTGCTCCGGTTCAACGATCTGACCCCGCACTGGATGGTCGGTGGCCGCTCCGGCGCCGGCAAGACCGCCTTCCTGATCAACGTGCTCTACGGGCTGGGCGCCCGCTACTCCCCCGACGAGCTCGCGCTGTACCTGCTGGATTTCAAGGAGGGCGTGTCCTTCGCCGAGTTCGTCCCGACTCAGCGGGACCGCACCTGGCTGCCACACGCCCGGGCGGTCGGCGTCGAGTCCGACCGGGAGTACGGCCTGGCCGTCCTCCGCGAGCTGGACGCCGAGATGGGCCGCCGCTCGATGGCGTACAAGCGGGCCGGCGTCTCCCGCTTCGCCGACCTGCGCGCGGTGGCGGCCGAGGAGGGCCGGGGCCGCCCGCTGCCCCGGGTCCTGTGTGTCATCGACGAGTTCCAGGTGCTGCTGGCCGGCAACGACCCGACCGCTGCCGAGGCGGTGAGCCTGCTCGAGTCGCTGGCCCGCAAGGGCAGGTCGTACGGAATTCATCTGGTCCTCGCCAGTCAGACGGTCCTGGGCGTCGAGGCGCTCTATGCCAAGCGGGATTCGATCTTCGGGCAGTTCCCGGTCCGGATCGCGCTGCCCGGCGGCGGCGACGTGCTGGAGCCGACCAACGACTCGGCGGCCGGCCTGCCGCTGGGCAGCGCCGTGGTGAACACGGCCGGCGGCCTCGGCGGTCCGCGCGGCGCCACCCGCGGGCACGAGCGGGTGGTCCGTTTCCCCGATCCGCACGCCGACCAGGAGCTGCTCAGCGACCTGCGGCACAAGCTGTGGGGTGCCCGCGACCCGGAGTCGATCCCGCCGCGGATCTTCGCCGGTTACGCGCATCAGCACCTCGCCGACGACCCGGCCTATCGGGCCGCGCTCGCCGGTCGTGCCGGCCGGCCCACCGCTCTGGTCGGCCGGGTCATCGACGTGAGCCTGTCCACCGCCACCTTCCCGCTGGACTCGTCGCCGGGGCGGCACCTGGCGATCCTGGGTTCGCAGGCGGCCGGTTCCGAGGTCCTGGACGCGGCGGCCCGCAGCGTGGCGGCCTGCCACTCGCCGCGGACCGCCCGATTTGTGATCGCCTCCCTGGTCGCCGAGGGGGACGCGCTGGCCGCCGCGCTGGCCGCCGAGATCAGTCATCGGCAGGAGGTGGTCGTGGTGGACGCCGCCGGGCTGGCCGCCGAGCTCGCCGCCGACCAGCCGGGCTACCGCGTGGTGTTCGGCATGGACGCCGCCCCGCCGGGCAGCCTGAGCGGGCTGCGCCAGCTGCTGCGCGAGGGGCCGAGTCGCGGTGCGCACCTGCTCTCCTGGTGGCGTGGGGTGCGCCGGTTCGGCGAGGAGACCGGCGGCAGCATGGGCCGCGAGGACGTGGCCGGCCTGCTCTTCCTGAACGTTCCGCAGTCGGATGTCACGCTGCTGCTGGGCCGGCCCGTCGACTGGCAGCCCCGGCCGAACCGGGCGCTGCTGCACGACCGGCACACCGACCGCACGGTCACGGTGGTCCCGTTCGTCCAGCCGGAGGGCGTCCACCCGGAGGGGGCGAATCCATGA
- the tilS gene encoding tRNA lysidine(34) synthetase TilS codes for MARIPAPVAAVRTAVRRGLADLPADALVLVACSGGADSLSLAAAARFVVSRPGVAGRVGLVTVDHGLQEGSDRRARSVAAWARDTGFDPVRVATVSVAGLPGGPEAAARTARYTALEAVAEELGAAAVLLGHTRDDQAETVLLALARGAGPRGLSGMPQRRGVFRRPLLDVSRADTRKACAALGLAPWEDPHNTDPAYARSRVRGTALPALVGELGPAVVGNLARTAALVAADNEALDELAGAALEQARSAAGLSVPALAGMHAAIRGRVLHRWARELGAPGGALAYPHVTALDALVTDWRGQGPAFLPAGIAVTRRGSDLVRVVPAHIK; via the coding sequence ATGGCCCGGATCCCGGCACCGGTCGCCGCGGTCCGCACGGCGGTCCGTCGCGGGCTGGCCGACCTGCCGGCCGACGCCCTCGTCCTGGTCGCCTGCTCGGGCGGCGCCGACTCGCTGTCGCTGGCCGCCGCGGCCCGCTTCGTCGTCAGCCGGCCCGGCGTCGCGGGCCGGGTCGGCCTGGTGACCGTGGACCACGGCCTGCAGGAGGGCTCGGACCGGCGGGCCCGATCGGTGGCGGCGTGGGCGCGCGACACCGGATTCGACCCGGTGCGGGTCGCCACGGTCTCGGTCGCCGGGCTGCCCGGTGGTCCCGAGGCCGCCGCCCGGACCGCGCGCTACACGGCCCTGGAGGCGGTCGCCGAGGAGCTCGGGGCGGCCGCCGTGCTGCTCGGGCACACCCGTGACGACCAGGCCGAGACGGTGCTGCTGGCGCTGGCCCGGGGCGCCGGGCCGCGCGGGCTGTCCGGGATGCCGCAGCGGCGCGGGGTGTTCCGCCGGCCGCTGCTGGACGTGAGCCGCGCGGACACCCGGAAAGCGTGTGCCGCCCTGGGGCTGGCGCCCTGGGAGGACCCGCACAACACCGACCCGGCGTACGCCCGCTCCCGGGTCCGGGGGACCGCCCTGCCCGCGCTGGTCGGTGAGCTGGGCCCGGCCGTGGTGGGCAACCTCGCCCGGACCGCGGCTCTGGTCGCCGCCGACAACGAGGCGCTGGACGAACTGGCCGGGGCCGCCCTGGAGCAGGCCCGGTCGGCGGCCGGGCTGTCGGTGCCGGCGCTGGCCGGGATGCACGCCGCGATCCGCGGGCGGGTGCTGCACCGGTGGGCGCGGGAGCTGGGGGCGCCCGGGGGCGCGCTGGCGTACCCGCATGTGACCGCTCTGGACGCGCTGGTGACCGACTGGCGCGGGCAGGGACCGGCCTTCCTGCCCGCCGGGATCGCCGTGACGCGGCGCGGAAGTGACCTCGTTCGGGTGGTTCCGGCACATATCAAGTGA
- a CDS encoding MFS transporter: protein MVRRGLALFSTLVVMVVGSIAWAVAAPSSANATPAKAPGGPCSVEEWQRALNDCLNRLVKTVGDKAKCENAPTPSTPDSGLAGWFAEKPAASDQPGPKGMYTRYGYAGYSFPTYDQDGGCAAAITEADSRAESTIANGEFMVATAVIGASNALRERAWEPQTLWGWADTLVEQATKAVYEKVFSVFGVITLAIVGLYLIWRSRQADMGAATTTAAWALLVMVGVTAVAAWPVRSANLADQSLETSLAVIHDALGPQPQSVDPGSCILDEAAACTEHRPPAVRASDTVTETMLYRNWLRGVLGSADSETAQKYGFALYLAHSFRWDEAESIRKNPELRDALIEQKKLQWRALSAQIKTEDPEAYQYLQGTNGMERIGSGFIAALAALMFAMFDITASILVLLGFLVFRWAVIAVPILGTVGLLRPASAGIRRLGNAVVAAIFNIAIFGTGAAIYLFAVDLIMNTATLPGWLQVVLVWLCGVVGWLLLRPYRRITQLGGKDSAAAIASAGSWHRRFFRDMREAAKLEVAEGGGTREPILGKDGRMIFVEQRNMRPEARLEDPAHATTARNEAVVAGSGNRSKPALPARPDGHEALGNDKPSVESAVRPTASRARRPAEWTEPDVAERPTSYAIYRPETGATTEEPVTPRVRSEAR, encoded by the coding sequence ATGGTGCGGCGGGGGTTGGCGCTGTTTTCGACCTTGGTTGTGATGGTGGTGGGGTCGATCGCTTGGGCGGTGGCCGCTCCGTCCAGCGCAAATGCCACCCCAGCAAAAGCCCCGGGAGGTCCGTGCAGCGTAGAAGAGTGGCAGAGAGCCCTTAACGACTGCCTCAACCGCCTCGTTAAGACGGTCGGCGACAAGGCAAAGTGCGAGAATGCACCTACTCCGAGCACACCCGATTCAGGCTTGGCCGGCTGGTTTGCGGAGAAACCTGCAGCTTCTGATCAACCAGGCCCTAAGGGCATGTATACCCGCTACGGCTACGCCGGATACAGCTTTCCGACCTACGATCAGGATGGCGGATGCGCCGCCGCAATCACTGAAGCCGATTCGCGAGCCGAGTCAACCATAGCCAACGGCGAATTTATGGTTGCGACCGCAGTCATCGGCGCCTCAAACGCGCTTCGCGAACGAGCATGGGAGCCTCAGACGCTATGGGGCTGGGCCGACACCCTTGTGGAGCAGGCAACCAAGGCTGTCTACGAAAAGGTGTTCAGCGTATTCGGAGTAATAACCCTTGCAATTGTAGGGCTCTACCTAATTTGGCGCTCACGACAAGCAGACATGGGCGCAGCCACCACAACCGCTGCCTGGGCACTTCTCGTCATGGTTGGCGTTACCGCAGTAGCAGCATGGCCAGTCCGATCAGCCAATCTGGCAGACCAAAGCTTGGAAACCTCACTAGCCGTCATTCATGACGCACTCGGCCCCCAGCCTCAAAGCGTGGACCCAGGTAGCTGCATCCTCGACGAGGCCGCAGCGTGCACCGAACATCGGCCCCCGGCTGTTCGCGCGAGCGACACCGTAACTGAAACGATGCTCTATCGCAACTGGCTGCGCGGTGTGCTGGGATCAGCCGATAGCGAGACCGCCCAGAAGTATGGTTTTGCGCTCTACCTCGCGCATTCATTCCGATGGGACGAAGCAGAAAGCATTCGAAAGAACCCAGAGCTCCGCGACGCATTGATTGAACAAAAGAAACTTCAGTGGCGCGCCCTCTCAGCGCAGATCAAGACCGAGGATCCCGAGGCGTATCAGTACCTGCAGGGAACCAATGGGATGGAACGAATCGGATCGGGATTCATCGCAGCTCTCGCCGCATTAATGTTCGCCATGTTCGATATCACGGCATCCATCCTTGTCCTCCTCGGGTTCCTTGTTTTTCGATGGGCAGTAATTGCGGTTCCCATCTTAGGAACAGTCGGCCTACTCCGGCCTGCGAGTGCTGGCATCCGCCGACTTGGTAACGCAGTAGTAGCAGCCATCTTCAACATTGCTATTTTTGGCACCGGTGCTGCGATCTATCTATTCGCCGTAGACCTAATCATGAATACCGCCACACTGCCGGGATGGCTGCAGGTAGTTCTAGTGTGGCTGTGCGGTGTGGTCGGCTGGCTTCTACTTCGACCGTATCGTCGGATTACCCAGCTCGGCGGGAAGGATAGCGCCGCTGCCATCGCATCCGCTGGCTCCTGGCACCGCCGTTTCTTCCGCGATATGCGTGAGGCCGCCAAACTTGAGGTGGCCGAAGGCGGCGGCACTCGCGAGCCCATATTGGGCAAGGACGGCCGCATGATTTTCGTCGAACAACGAAATATGCGACCCGAAGCCCGACTTGAGGATCCGGCCCACGCAACCACTGCCCGCAACGAGGCAGTTGTCGCTGGCTCGGGCAACCGTTCCAAACCCGCGCTCCCCGCACGTCCGGATGGTCACGAGGCATTAGGAAACGATAAGCCTTCCGTGGAATCTGCGGTTCGCCCCACCGCAAGCCGGGCTCGGCGACCCGCTGAATGGACCGAGCCCGATGTCGCGGAACGGCCGACGTCGTATGCGATCTATCGCCCCGAGACGGGTGCCACCACCGAGGAACCGGTAACTCCGCGGGTGCGTTCCGAGGCGAGGTGA
- a CDS encoding M23 family metallopeptidase — MTLRRPRRVVLLAALVATLALLCCAGTVTVILFSGLSDKDEQANLNTAAFGCGEGGPIDPNTKLPSIDEYGAQQVRNAAIIISTGAKLKMPPRAWVIAVATAMQESGLVNLGDLGARNDHDSLGLFQQRPSSGWGTPAQVRDPVYASTKFYEKLKKVPGWDKKPLTRAAQAVQISAYPDAYAKHEHAATQMVNKLAHGAANAVGSSVSMVCAAAGQIAASGWTVPVHAEVGSGFRSPDRPNHQGVDLIIGRYTPIVAAASGIVSMVKCDEDFKGRKTCNVDGYPGKGGCGWMVEIQHAGNVMTRYCHMVQRPFVQKNQKVEAGQVLGKVGTSGNSSGPHLHFEVHLNNDRSSSGAINPVPFMQQHGAPLGDAG, encoded by the coding sequence ATGACCCTCAGACGGCCCCGCCGGGTCGTTCTTCTGGCAGCCCTGGTAGCAACATTGGCCCTGCTGTGCTGTGCCGGAACCGTCACGGTGATCTTGTTCAGCGGACTCAGCGACAAGGATGAACAGGCCAATCTGAACACCGCCGCTTTCGGCTGCGGCGAAGGCGGACCCATCGATCCGAACACGAAGCTGCCCAGCATCGACGAGTACGGCGCTCAGCAGGTCCGCAACGCCGCGATAATCATCAGCACCGGCGCGAAGCTGAAGATGCCACCGCGCGCCTGGGTGATTGCGGTGGCTACCGCGATGCAGGAGTCAGGGCTCGTCAACCTCGGGGACCTAGGTGCTCGGAACGACCATGACTCACTTGGCCTGTTCCAGCAGCGACCCAGCTCCGGCTGGGGTACTCCGGCGCAGGTCCGGGACCCGGTATACGCCAGCACGAAATTCTACGAGAAGCTCAAGAAGGTTCCGGGCTGGGACAAGAAGCCACTGACCCGTGCGGCTCAAGCTGTGCAGATCAGCGCGTACCCGGATGCCTACGCCAAACATGAGCACGCCGCGACGCAGATGGTCAACAAGCTCGCCCACGGGGCAGCGAACGCCGTCGGAAGCTCGGTTTCGATGGTGTGCGCGGCGGCAGGGCAGATCGCCGCTTCTGGGTGGACCGTTCCGGTGCACGCGGAGGTAGGTTCTGGATTCCGAAGTCCCGATCGGCCCAACCACCAGGGTGTTGACCTGATCATCGGGCGCTATACACCGATCGTTGCCGCTGCCAGCGGCATCGTGTCGATGGTCAAGTGCGACGAAGACTTCAAAGGCCGGAAGACCTGCAACGTCGACGGCTATCCAGGCAAGGGCGGCTGCGGCTGGATGGTCGAGATCCAGCATGCTGGCAATGTGATGACCCGGTACTGTCATATGGTGCAGCGGCCATTCGTTCAGAAAAATCAGAAGGTGGAAGCCGGCCAAGTCCTTGGCAAGGTCGGTACCAGCGGAAACTCATCCGGCCCGCATCTCCATTTTGAAGTTCATCTCAATAATGACCGATCGAGTTCCGGCGCTATCAATCCCGTACCTTTCATGCAGCAGCATGGTGCCCCGTTGGGCGACGCAGGATGA
- the ftsH gene encoding ATP-dependent zinc metalloprotease FtsH has product MERTRFFRRPVVWIILVIIGVVALSSIFTSGPSYQRVDTSVALERLNQPGIEKVVQKDKEQTLQIDLKDAEQFNGKTTDKIETQYPYEVTSDIWDDVQQAKSAGRITGTINTTVSGDNILLSLLINLLPIAILVVLLLLFMSQMQGGGSRVLNFGKSKAKMITKDTPKTTFADVAGADEAVEELQEIKDFLQNPAKYQALGAKIPKGVLLFGQPGTGKTLLARAVAGEAGVPFYSISGSDFVEMFVGVGASRVRDLFEQAKSNAPAIVFVDEIDAVGRHRGAGMGGGHDEREQTLNQLLVEMDGFDTKGGVILIAATNRPDILDPALLRPGRFDRQIPVDNPDMQGRQAILRVHAKGKPFTPDVDLDSVARRTPGFSGADLANVINEAALLTARNEKRAISNHFLEEAIDRVIAGPERRTRAMSDHEKKITAYHEGGHALVAYALPHSAPVHKVTILPRGRSLGHTLVLPTEDKYTQTRAEMIDTLAYALGGRAAEELVFHEPTTGAGNDIEKATGLARAMVTQYGMSSKLGAVKYGTTGDEPFLGRNMGHERDYSDAVAADIDAEVRALIELAHDEAWEILVEYRDVLDSMVLELIEKETITREDMDRICARVQKRPPMSPFNGFGKRLPSEAPPVLTPAERDKLKAQAESDGQLAVGPNANGTAEGSN; this is encoded by the coding sequence ATGGAACGTACGCGTTTCTTCCGCCGCCCGGTGGTCTGGATCATTCTGGTGATCATCGGTGTAGTCGCGCTGAGCTCAATCTTCACCAGTGGTCCGAGCTACCAGCGGGTTGATACTTCGGTCGCGCTTGAGCGTCTGAACCAGCCCGGCATCGAGAAGGTCGTCCAGAAGGACAAGGAGCAGACGCTCCAGATCGATCTCAAGGACGCCGAGCAGTTCAACGGCAAGACCACAGACAAGATCGAAACCCAATATCCGTACGAGGTCACCAGCGACATCTGGGATGACGTCCAGCAGGCCAAGTCCGCCGGCCGGATCACCGGGACGATCAACACCACCGTCTCCGGTGACAACATTCTCCTGAGCCTGCTGATCAACCTGCTGCCGATCGCCATTCTGGTGGTCCTGCTGCTGCTGTTCATGTCGCAGATGCAGGGCGGCGGCTCGCGGGTGCTGAACTTCGGCAAGTCCAAGGCGAAGATGATCACCAAGGACACGCCGAAGACGACGTTCGCCGACGTGGCGGGCGCCGACGAGGCGGTCGAGGAGCTCCAGGAGATCAAGGACTTCCTGCAGAACCCGGCGAAGTACCAGGCGCTCGGCGCCAAGATCCCGAAGGGCGTGCTCCTCTTCGGTCAGCCGGGTACCGGTAAGACGCTGCTGGCCCGCGCGGTCGCCGGCGAGGCCGGGGTGCCGTTCTACTCCATCTCCGGCTCGGACTTCGTGGAGATGTTCGTCGGTGTCGGCGCCAGCCGGGTCCGCGACCTCTTCGAGCAGGCCAAGTCGAACGCGCCGGCGATCGTCTTCGTGGACGAGATCGACGCGGTCGGCCGGCACCGTGGCGCCGGTATGGGTGGCGGCCACGACGAGCGCGAGCAGACGCTGAACCAGCTGCTCGTCGAGATGGACGGCTTCGACACCAAGGGCGGCGTGATCCTGATCGCGGCGACCAACCGGCCGGACATCCTCGACCCGGCGCTGCTGCGCCCGGGCCGCTTCGACCGGCAGATCCCGGTGGACAACCCGGACATGCAGGGCCGCCAGGCGATCCTGCGGGTGCACGCCAAGGGCAAGCCGTTCACGCCGGACGTCGACCTCGACTCGGTGGCCCGCCGCACGCCCGGTTTCTCCGGCGCCGACCTGGCCAACGTGATCAACGAGGCCGCCCTGCTGACCGCACGCAACGAGAAGCGGGCCATCTCGAACCACTTCCTCGAGGAGGCGATCGACCGGGTCATCGCCGGCCCCGAGCGCCGCACCCGGGCGATGAGCGACCACGAGAAGAAGATCACGGCGTACCACGAGGGTGGGCACGCGTTGGTCGCCTACGCGCTGCCGCACTCCGCCCCGGTGCACAAGGTGACGATCCTGCCGCGTGGCCGCTCGCTGGGCCACACGCTGGTGCTGCCGACCGAGGACAAGTACACCCAGACCCGCGCCGAGATGATCGACACGCTGGCGTACGCGCTGGGTGGCCGGGCCGCCGAGGAGCTCGTCTTCCACGAGCCCACCACCGGCGCCGGCAACGACATCGAGAAGGCGACCGGCCTGGCCCGTGCCATGGTCACGCAGTACGGCATGAGCTCCAAGCTGGGTGCGGTGAAGTACGGCACCACCGGTGACGAGCCGTTCCTGGGCCGCAACATGGGCCACGAGCGGGACTACTCGGACGCTGTCGCCGCCGACATCGACGCCGAGGTGCGCGCCCTGATCGAGCTGGCCCACGACGAGGCCTGGGAGATCCTGGTCGAGTACCGTGACGTGCTGGACAGCATGGTCCTCGAGCTCATCGAGAAAGAGACCATCACCCGGGAAGACATGGATAGGATCTGTGCCCGGGTGCAGAAGCGCCCGCCGATGTCGCCGTTCAACGGTTTCGGCAAGCGTCTGCCGTCGGAGGCCCCGCCGGTGCTCACTCCCGCCGAGCGGGACAAGCTGAAGGCGCAGGCCGAGTCCGACGGTCAGCTCGCCGTCGGGCCGAATGCCAACGGCACCGCGGAAGGCAGCAACTGA
- a CDS encoding VOC family protein, whose translation MISPTATMRLARPSRDLPAAERFYTQGLGLQVLCRVAAESPDEHDLVILGWPQASWHLELVGGPNLKVAPSPTTEDLVVLYLAAPVDDSLVAKLEQAGGRRVAQGAYWDRWGVTIEDPDGYRLVLSSRAWSNSS comes from the coding sequence ATGATCAGCCCCACGGCGACGATGCGTCTTGCTCGGCCCAGTCGTGACCTGCCGGCCGCTGAACGCTTCTACACGCAAGGGCTCGGATTGCAGGTGCTCTGCCGGGTGGCAGCCGAGTCCCCGGACGAGCATGACCTGGTCATCCTCGGATGGCCACAAGCGTCCTGGCATCTCGAACTCGTCGGAGGGCCGAACCTGAAGGTCGCACCGTCACCGACAACCGAGGACCTGGTCGTGCTGTACTTGGCCGCGCCGGTCGACGATTCCCTGGTCGCCAAACTCGAGCAGGCCGGCGGCCGGCGGGTCGCTCAGGGTGCGTACTGGGACCGGTGGGGTGTCACGATCGAGGACCCCGATGGGTATCGCCTGGTCCTGTCCAGCCGAGCCTGGTCCAACTCCTCGTAG
- the hpt gene encoding hypoxanthine phosphoribosyltransferase, which yields MADGSWYDADIDHVIISEEQIREKIDELAKQVSADHADATDGILLVCVLKGAVMFMADFARSLGRHGPSTEMEFMAVSSYGQGTTSSGVVRILKDLDRDIAGRHVLVVEDIVDSGLTLSWLMKYLESRQPASVEVVALFRKPDAVKVQVPVRYVGFDIPNEFVVGYGLDFAERYRELPYVGVLKPEVYARS from the coding sequence ATGGCTGATGGTTCTTGGTACGACGCCGACATCGACCACGTGATCATCTCGGAGGAGCAGATCCGCGAGAAGATCGACGAATTGGCGAAGCAGGTGTCGGCGGATCACGCTGATGCCACCGACGGCATCCTGCTGGTCTGCGTGCTGAAGGGCGCGGTCATGTTCATGGCCGACTTCGCCCGCTCGCTGGGCCGGCACGGACCGTCCACCGAGATGGAGTTCATGGCGGTCTCGTCCTACGGGCAGGGCACCACCTCGTCCGGCGTGGTCCGCATCCTGAAGGACCTGGACCGGGACATCGCCGGCCGGCACGTGCTGGTCGTCGAGGACATCGTGGACTCCGGGCTGACCCTGTCCTGGCTGATGAAATACCTCGAGTCGCGGCAGCCGGCCAGCGTCGAGGTGGTCGCCCTGTTCCGCAAGCCGGACGCGGTGAAGGTCCAGGTCCCGGTCCGCTACGTGGGCTTCGACATCCCGAACGAGTTCGTGGTCGGTTACGGACTGGACTTCGCGGAGCGTTACCGCGAGCTGCCCTACGTGGGTGTGCTCAAGCCAGAGGTGTACGCCCGTAGCTGA
- the folE gene encoding GTP cyclohydrolase I FolE, which produces MISTQDELDYLAARLVDGKLTGTPVEQAVDLGRIEKAVREILIAIGEDPDRDGLARTPARVARAYAELFAGLRVDPSTVLTTTFEADHEELVLVRDIEVQSMCEHHLLPFKGVAHIGYIPGTDGRITGLSKLARLVEVYARRPQVQERLTSQIADLLMAQLGARGVIVVMECEHLCMEMRGIRKVGARTVTSAVRGAFQTDGKVRAEAMALINAR; this is translated from the coding sequence CTGATCAGCACGCAAGACGAACTCGATTACCTCGCTGCTCGACTGGTCGACGGCAAGCTCACCGGTACTCCGGTCGAGCAGGCCGTCGACCTCGGGCGGATCGAGAAGGCGGTCCGGGAGATCCTCATCGCGATCGGTGAGGACCCGGACCGGGACGGCCTGGCGCGGACCCCCGCCCGGGTCGCTCGTGCCTATGCGGAGCTTTTCGCGGGCCTGCGGGTGGACCCGTCGACCGTGCTCACCACCACCTTCGAGGCGGACCACGAGGAGCTCGTGCTGGTCCGCGACATCGAGGTGCAGAGCATGTGCGAGCACCACCTGCTGCCGTTCAAGGGCGTCGCGCACATCGGTTACATCCCGGGCACCGACGGCCGCATCACCGGCCTGTCGAAACTCGCCCGCCTGGTCGAGGTCTACGCCCGCCGCCCGCAGGTGCAGGAGCGGCTCACCTCGCAGATCGCCGACCTGCTGATGGCGCAGCTGGGCGCGCGCGGGGTGATAGTCGTCATGGAGTGCGAGCACCTGTGCATGGAGATGCGCGGGATCCGCAAGGTCGGTGCGCGGACGGTGACGTCGGCGGTGCGAGGCGCCTTCCAGACGGACGGCAAGGTCCGCGCTGAGGCGATGGCCTTGATAAACGCTCGCTGA